In the Helianthus annuus cultivar XRQ/B chromosome 11, HanXRQr2.0-SUNRISE, whole genome shotgun sequence genome, one interval contains:
- the LOC110879485 gene encoding exopolyphosphatase — protein sequence MTTVTDPFISPFSDHHHNHLFAAIDLGTNSFKLRIVRANPTTGRFLTIHRLKDPVVLASSTTSAISTTAQTRAIDSLRKFHHILASLAVPPSHLRLVATSAIRESSNQSEFIQLVYETLGFQIDVVSGYEEARLTYLGVLQFHPVYNRTVLTVDIGGGSTEFVVGLKGDVKLGVSLKLGHVTLTQRFVTNNNNNNGILAMREHIRNVVKESGLVEKVKEYKIDVVVGSSGSIRMIEKAIFMGYSSDLVSEIGLMEGCRRDWKFSRDELSGLVEKLCEEESGGREGGGRKGFFKTRSAFIVAAVVLLEEIFGLLGVEEMEVSGYALGEGVIAEKLAEVFDGFDLNANARWRSVLRVASRFNNKKRMSSAAACASVSQEIFTGLRKWNKIDVLLDDKDLEYLEAACLLHNIGLITGKKGYHKRSYHIIMNGEHLHGYNTEEVKLIALLVRHHRKKFLQLDHNSLRDFTDEMKRKFRVLCIIIRLSAILKQYQSLSTQSIQLSHSDEGFKLVFRDSSANNVESMPTDVDVELRKELQHFEKVVEQKLSVVVLSSPSGS from the exons ATGACCACCGTCACCGACCCTTTCATTTCCCCATTCTCCGACCACCATCACAACCACCTCTTCGCCGCCATCGATCTCGGCACCAACTCCTTCAAACTCCGCATCGTACGCGCGAACCCTACCACCGGCCGCTTCCTCACCATCCACCGCCTCAAAGACCCCGTCGTTCTCGCCTCCTCCACCACCTCCGCCATCTCCACCACCGCCCAAACACGCGCCATCGACTCCCTCCGCAAGTTCCACCACATCCTCGCCTCCCTCGCCGTCCCTCCGTCCCACCTCCGCCTCGTCGCCACCTCCGCCATCCGCGAATCCTCCAACCAATCCGAATTTATTCAACTCGTTTACGAAACCCTAGGCTTCCAAATCGACGTCGTTTCGGGATACGAAGAGGCTCGGTTAACCTACCTTGGTGTTCTTCAGTTTCATCCGGTTTATAATCGTACAGTTTTAACCGTTGATATTGGTGGTGGTTCCACTGAATTCGTTGTTGGATTGAAAGGTGATGTCAAATTGGGGGTTTCGTTGAAGTTAGGGCATGTAACTCTAACTCAAAGATTtgttacaaataataataataacaatggGATCCTGGCAATGAGAGAGCATATTAGAAATGTTGTTAAGGAGTCCGGGCTGGTTGAAAAGGTTAAGGAATATAAAATTGATGTTGTTGTTGGTTCTTCGGGTTCGATAAGGATGATAGAGAAGGCGATATTTATGGGGTATAGTAGCGATTTGGTGAGTGAGATTGGGTTGATGGAAGGGTGTAGGAGGGATTGGAAGTTTAGTAGGGACGAATTGAGCGGGCTTGTTGAGAAACTGTGTGAGGAGGAGAGTGGTGGTCGGGAAGGTGGGGGGCGGAAAGGGTTTTTTAAGACGCGATCGGCGTTTATTGTGGCTGCGGTGGTCTTATTGGAGGAGATTTTTGGGTTGCTTGGTGTGGAGGAGATGGAGGTTTCGGGGTATGCCTTGGGTGAAGGTGTGATTGCCGAGAAGTTAGCGGAGGTTTTCGATGGGTTTGATTTGAATGCGAATGCGAGGTGGAGGTCGGTGTTGAGGGTTGCGTCTAGGTTTAATAATAAGAAGAGGATGAGTTCTGCTGCAGCTTGTGCTTCTGTCTCACAg GAAATTTTCACAGGTTTAAGAAAATGGAACAAAATTGATGTCTTATTGGATGACAAAGATCTTGAATATCTTGAAGCTGCTTGCTTGCTTCATAATATTGGGTTGATCACCGGGAAGAAGGGATATCATAAGCGGTCATACCATATTATCATG AATGGGGAACATCTTCATGGTTACAACACTGAAGAGGTTAAG TTAATTGCACTGCTCGTAAGGCATCACAGAAAGAAATTTCTCCAACTTGATCATAATTCTCTCAGGGATTTCACAGATGAG ATGAAGCGTAAGTTCAGAGTTCTTTGTATAATCATTCGCTTGTCTGCGATCCTAAAGCAATATCAGTCTCTGAGCACGCAAAGCATTCAGCTGTCTCATTCCGATGAAGGCTTCAAGCTG GTTTTCAGGGATTCATCAGCAAATAATGTCGAGTCTATGCCAACAGATGTTGACGTGGAACTGAGAAAAGAATTGCAACACTTTGAAAAG GTGGTTGAGCAGAAATTGTCGGTTGTAGTTCTATCAAGCCCATCAGGATCTTGA